A window from Pseudooceanicola algae encodes these proteins:
- a CDS encoding helix-turn-helix domain-containing protein, which yields MQIVKPVGKEAASRKYDLLSALSVHGLGADPGTQRRVLRLISLITARYNWQRDELCVGQREIARMWSVDERTVKREMARLRALGWLVQKTRGARGRISTYGLDLVQILEDTRPAWGLVGEDFVARLGPAEGVAETNVVPMRPVSAPKGQGVWAGAQALLAAEQPGLYGAWLSGLTEVEISGGKVVLAAGSSFQQSYIATHCKQVLTAALRRVDPALQGVEIIC from the coding sequence ATGCAGATCGTCAAACCGGTGGGCAAGGAAGCAGCGTCGCGCAAGTACGACCTGCTCTCGGCGCTCAGCGTGCATGGGCTGGGCGCGGATCCGGGGACGCAGCGACGGGTGCTGCGGCTGATCTCGCTGATCACGGCCCGGTACAACTGGCAACGCGACGAGCTTTGCGTCGGACAGCGCGAGATCGCGCGGATGTGGTCGGTCGATGAACGCACCGTCAAGCGCGAGATGGCGCGGCTGCGCGCCCTCGGCTGGCTGGTGCAGAAGACCCGTGGTGCGCGGGGGCGGATCAGCACATATGGGCTGGACCTTGTGCAGATCCTGGAGGACACGCGCCCCGCCTGGGGGCTGGTCGGCGAAGATTTCGTGGCCCGTCTCGGCCCGGCCGAGGGTGTCGCAGAAACCAACGTCGTGCCGATGCGGCCCGTCTCGGCGCCCAAGGGGCAGGGGGTCTGGGCCGGGGCCCAGGCGCTGCTGGCCGCCGAACAGCCGGGGCTATACGGGGCCTGGTTGTCGGGGCTGACAGAGGTCGAGATCTCGGGCGGCAAGGTCGTCCTGGCGGCCGGGTCGTCGTTTCAGCAAAGCTATATCGCGACCCATTGCAAGCAGGTGCTGACGGCAGCCCTGCGCCGGGTCGATCCCGCGCTGCAAGGGGTCGAGATCATCTGCTAA
- a CDS encoding AAA family ATPase produces MYDHTDLARLQSQSLKMQGWIRQQTFSPEHTKRLRRFSSWEVSELILKLNQSTFRGKLAADPSLPGGEVEEDGRQRWFSLEEINELRRRIKTNRKSLMPPRPAGKRAFRAAVANFKGGAGKSTVALHLAHAAALDGYRVLLVDFDPQATLSHSMGLTDVSEDFTVWGIMARDLIRETDRMNAATTGAASGTALPLRKLPSAIRDMGLDELRHADFIQKTSWSTIDIVPSCANAAFVEFASAQYRHLNPEWTFFAAVSRYLDGIADDDYDLILFDCPPAIGYQSMNAVFAADMLYIPSGPGYWEYDSTTSFIGQLSEALEDLAAGFEGTFPTGKITLPKAFVDVRFLMTRYEAGNDLHRAMLEAFRKVFGDHVTEHPVEMTRAVEQSGRFLSSVYEIDYRNMTRETWRRARASFDRAYEEFRGNVIAGWDKI; encoded by the coding sequence ATGTATGATCATACCGACCTGGCCCGGCTCCAGTCCCAATCCCTGAAGATGCAGGGATGGATCCGCCAGCAGACCTTCAGCCCCGAACACACCAAGCGGCTGCGACGTTTCTCTTCGTGGGAGGTGTCAGAGCTGATCCTGAAGCTGAACCAATCCACCTTTCGCGGCAAGCTGGCCGCCGACCCCAGCCTGCCCGGCGGCGAGGTGGAAGAGGACGGGCGGCAGCGCTGGTTCTCTCTTGAAGAGATCAACGAGCTGCGCCGCCGGATCAAGACCAACCGCAAAAGCCTGATGCCCCCGCGCCCGGCGGGCAAGCGCGCCTTCCGCGCGGCGGTCGCCAACTTCAAGGGCGGCGCGGGCAAGTCGACCGTCGCCCTGCACCTGGCCCATGCCGCCGCGCTGGACGGCTACCGCGTGCTGCTGGTCGATTTCGACCCGCAGGCGACCCTGTCCCATTCCATGGGCCTCACCGATGTCTCCGAGGATTTCACCGTCTGGGGCATCATGGCCCGTGACCTGATCCGCGAAACCGACCGGATGAACGCGGCCACCACGGGTGCCGCCAGCGGCACCGCCCTGCCCCTGCGCAAGCTGCCCTCGGCAATCCGCGACATGGGTCTGGACGAATTGCGCCATGCGGATTTCATCCAGAAGACCAGCTGGTCCACGATCGACATCGTGCCCTCCTGCGCCAATGCGGCCTTCGTTGAATTCGCCAGCGCCCAGTACCGGCACCTGAACCCGGAATGGACCTTCTTTGCCGCCGTGTCGCGCTATCTCGACGGGATCGCGGATGACGATTACGACCTGATCCTGTTCGATTGCCCGCCCGCGATTGGTTACCAGTCGATGAACGCGGTGTTCGCCGCGGACATGCTTTATATACCCTCCGGCCCCGGATACTGGGAATATGACAGCACGACCTCCTTCATCGGCCAGCTTTCCGAAGCACTGGAAGACCTGGCCGCCGGGTTCGAGGGAACCTTCCCCACGGGGAAGATCACCCTGCCCAAGGCCTTCGTCGACGTGCGCTTCCTGATGACGCGTTACGAGGCTGGCAACGATCTGCACCGCGCCATGCTCGAGGCGTTCCGCAAGGTCTTTGGCGACCACGTCACTGAACACCCGGTCGAGATGACGCGCGCGGTCGAACAATCCGGGCGCTTCCTGAGCTCGGTCTACGAGATCGATTACCGCAACATGACCCGCGAAACCTGGCGCCGTGCGCGTGCCAGTTTCGATCGGGCGTACGAAGAATTCCGCGGCAATGTCATTGCCGGCTGGGACAAGATCTGA
- a CDS encoding ParB/RepB/Spo0J family partition protein, protein MVKKKRRIFDIEMPEDAPEIAPDTATPQDSAATPDSSAAQPDAESFPAGKGDSGPSAPQPGRPGGARRRGPMATAIGETAISARERQETEARIRAENDTLAHEHMRLKRLGLVLDQIPLQAIDTTKLVRDRKPGLDPELEDLKASITSIGLSNPIRVEEAGQGRYELIQGFRRLTAYKALLEETGDAGAWGTIPAAVAPQGDGIETLYRRMVDENLVRKDISFYEMAQLALDYAADPATQESDPDKAVALLFKSARYQKRSYIRSFIKVVQRLSGVLSYPEELPRALGLALARKVEDDDGTLAAIAEDLKDWDNRSVTDEIGVIRRQLGLTEGAEADPAPRSPARRASGGKAKTSFQLERREGRAKCTAADGRLEIRLPRDFTTIDRRRLEEAVRRMLDQLE, encoded by the coding sequence ATGGTCAAGAAAAAGCGCCGCATCTTTGATATCGAGATGCCCGAAGACGCGCCCGAAATCGCACCGGATACCGCCACGCCGCAGGACAGCGCGGCGACCCCCGACAGCAGCGCCGCGCAGCCCGACGCAGAATCCTTCCCCGCGGGGAAGGGTGACAGCGGGCCGTCCGCGCCGCAACCGGGCCGCCCCGGCGGCGCCCGACGCCGGGGTCCCATGGCCACGGCCATCGGAGAGACGGCGATTTCCGCGCGCGAACGTCAGGAAACCGAGGCCCGCATCCGGGCCGAGAACGACACCCTGGCCCATGAACACATGCGTCTCAAACGGCTGGGCCTCGTGCTGGACCAGATCCCGTTGCAGGCTATCGACACGACCAAGCTGGTGCGCGACCGCAAGCCGGGTCTTGATCCCGAACTCGAGGATCTGAAGGCCTCGATCACCTCGATCGGGTTGTCGAACCCGATCCGGGTCGAAGAAGCCGGGCAGGGGCGCTACGAGCTGATCCAGGGCTTCCGCAGGCTGACCGCCTACAAGGCCCTGCTGGAAGAGACCGGCGATGCCGGGGCCTGGGGAACGATCCCCGCCGCCGTTGCACCGCAGGGCGACGGGATCGAGACGCTCTATCGCCGGATGGTGGATGAAAACCTGGTGCGCAAGGACATCTCCTTCTACGAGATGGCGCAACTGGCGCTGGACTACGCCGCCGACCCGGCGACGCAGGAAAGCGATCCGGATAAGGCCGTGGCGCTGCTGTTCAAGTCGGCCCGCTACCAGAAGCGCAGCTATATCCGTAGCTTCATCAAGGTGGTGCAGCGGCTGTCAGGCGTACTGTCCTACCCCGAGGAACTGCCGCGCGCCCTAGGCCTGGCGCTGGCCCGCAAGGTCGAGGATGACGACGGCACGCTGGCCGCGATCGCCGAGGATCTGAAGGATTGGGACAACCGCAGCGTCACGGATGAGATCGGCGTGATCCGCCGCCAGCTTGGCCTGACCGAAGGGGCCGAGGCCGATCCGGCCCCGCGCAGCCCGGCCCGGCGGGCCTCGGGCGGCAAGGCCAAGACCAGTTTCCAGCTGGAGCGCCGCGAAGGGCGGGCCAAATGCACCGCCGCCGATGGTCGGCTGGAGATCCGCTTGCCGCGCGATTTCACGACCATCGACCGTCGCCGCCTGGAAGAGGCCGTGCGCCGGATGCTGGATCAACTTGAATGA
- a CDS encoding tyrosine-type recombinase/integrase: protein MTNTPSDPPPRPGLVGDDQASGPATGTPDPLPSHIAGSGTVDRLVETAQGYAQAAASDRTLAAYGADWRHFARWCRLKGTDPLPPAPQMIGLYITDLAAPSDGSPALSVASIERRLSGLCWGYRQRGLSLDRSDRHISAVLAGIRRKHARPPVQKEAILPEDIRAMVATLPHDLRGLRDRAILLLGYAGGLRRSEITCLDHGKDDTPDSGGWIQILEGGLLITLRGKTGWREVEVGRGSGPRTCPVHAVEQWLHFARIDFGPLFRRTSRDGKRVLEARLNDKHVARLVKRTVLDAGLRPDLPDEERARLYSGHSLRAGLASSAEVDERYVQKQLGHASAEMTRRYQRRRDRFRVNLTKAAGL from the coding sequence ATGACGAATACACCTTCGGATCCGCCGCCCCGGCCCGGTCTGGTCGGGGACGATCAGGCCTCGGGTCCCGCGACGGGCACCCCTGACCCCCTGCCCTCTCATATCGCAGGGTCCGGCACGGTGGACCGGTTGGTCGAGACCGCGCAGGGCTATGCCCAGGCGGCCGCCTCTGATCGGACCTTGGCGGCCTACGGGGCGGACTGGCGTCATTTCGCCCGCTGGTGCCGGTTGAAGGGCACCGACCCGCTGCCCCCCGCACCGCAGATGATCGGGCTCTACATCACCGACCTGGCCGCGCCTTCCGATGGCAGCCCGGCGCTGTCCGTCGCTTCGATCGAGCGGCGGCTGTCCGGTCTCTGCTGGGGTTACCGGCAGCGGGGCCTGTCTCTTGACCGAAGCGACCGGCATATCTCGGCGGTGCTGGCGGGGATCAGGCGCAAGCACGCCCGCCCCCCGGTCCAGAAAGAGGCGATCCTGCCCGAGGACATCCGCGCCATGGTCGCCACCCTGCCCCATGACCTGCGCGGGCTTCGCGACCGGGCCATCCTGCTTCTGGGCTATGCCGGCGGGTTGCGGCGGTCCGAGATCACCTGCCTCGATCACGGCAAGGACGACACCCCCGACAGCGGCGGCTGGATCCAGATCCTCGAGGGCGGCCTGCTGATCACCCTGCGCGGCAAGACCGGCTGGCGCGAGGTCGAAGTCGGGCGTGGCTCCGGCCCTCGGACCTGCCCGGTCCATGCGGTGGAGCAATGGCTGCACTTCGCCCGCATCGATTTCGGCCCGCTGTTCCGGCGCACCTCGCGCGATGGCAAGCGGGTGCTGGAGGCCCGGCTGAACGACAAGCATGTCGCCCGCCTGGTCAAGCGCACGGTGCTGGACGCCGGGCTGCGCCCCGACCTGCCCGACGAGGAACGCGCGCGGCTGTATTCGGGTCACTCATTGCGCGCCGGTCTGGCCAGCAGCGCCGAGGTCGATGAACGCTATGTCCAGAAGCAGCTTGGCCATGCCAGCGCCGAGATGACCCGCCGCTATCAGCGCCGCCGCGACCGGTTCCGCGTCAACCTGACGAAGGCCGCCGGGCTGTAG
- a CDS encoding LysR family transcriptional regulator — protein sequence MPVSLRQLRAFRAVAEARSFTAAAEELGLTQAAVSILIRQFETELRLSLFQRTGRGAHLTEFGTEILPTVLRVLDDLHNITESASDLRLLQRGHLRLAVPQMLGCCWLPQVLGPFRSLYPDIEVSIVETAGDGVIDLVAGGEAEIGIGPERAPVAGVAADFLWDVPMQLVLQTGSPLCGAEGRPDMAAVEKARWINYSDDFSEVLHRSLLGHGMTPRAGDMRVLGMMSALAIVGREDYVTVAPAYARIFAPVFGLTFLPFEGAANCRRFMQYTRARHDLSPAARAFLDMARLSAPAEVPEDSPVL from the coding sequence ATGCCAGTCTCCCTTCGTCAGCTGCGCGCCTTTCGGGCGGTCGCCGAGGCGCGCAGTTTCACCGCCGCCGCCGAGGAACTGGGGCTGACCCAGGCGGCGGTGTCGATCCTGATCCGCCAGTTCGAGACAGAGCTGCGCCTGTCCCTGTTCCAGCGCACCGGGCGGGGGGCCCACCTGACCGAATTCGGGACCGAAATCCTGCCGACCGTCCTGCGGGTACTGGACGATCTGCACAACATAACCGAATCTGCCTCCGACCTGCGCCTGCTTCAGCGCGGCCACCTGCGACTGGCGGTGCCGCAGATGCTGGGCTGTTGCTGGTTGCCTCAGGTCCTCGGCCCGTTTCGAAGCCTTTATCCCGATATCGAGGTCTCGATCGTCGAAACCGCCGGGGATGGGGTGATCGACCTGGTTGCCGGAGGGGAGGCCGAGATCGGCATCGGGCCGGAGCGCGCGCCGGTGGCCGGGGTTGCCGCAGATTTCCTCTGGGACGTGCCTATGCAACTGGTGCTGCAAACAGGATCGCCGCTCTGCGGGGCCGAGGGGCGCCCCGACATGGCCGCCGTCGAAAAGGCCCGCTGGATCAATTATTCGGATGATTTCAGCGAGGTATTGCACCGCAGCCTGCTGGGCCATGGCATGACGCCCCGGGCCGGTGACATGCGGGTTCTGGGCATGATGAGCGCCCTGGCCATCGTCGGACGAGAGGATTACGTCACCGTCGCCCCCGCCTATGCCCGCATCTTCGCGCCGGTCTTCGGCCTGACCTTCCTGCCCTTCGAGGGGGCGGCAAACTGTCGGCGGTTCATGCAATACACCCGCGCCCGCCACGACCTGTCCCCCGCCGCCCGCGCCTTTCTGGACATGGCCCGCCTGTCGGCCCCGGCCGAGGTGCCAGAGGATTCTCCGGTGCTCTGA
- a CDS encoding NAD(P)/FAD-dependent oxidoreductase produces the protein MHIAIIGTGIVGAATAGWLQRDGHRVTFIDPKEAGEACSYGNAGSLSPSAVLPVAMPGMWKKVPKWLLDPEGPLVIRSHYLPRVLPWLMQFLRHANEAEVTRIASAMRGLLAPVFDAYTPLLQRAGAMSLLRQNGCLYVYSSRETAQKWAWGANLRRSLGVEMQEVEGEDLFDLEPALRGSFEFGQFAPDNGSTPDPSALVKAIYGQAIKDGAVHLRASAIGFRKTGGRVDEVLTDSAGALAVDGVVLAAGAWSGVLARQLGTRVPLESQRGYHVTVTEPGISLSRNVMAVEQNIMVNPMTMGLRLAGTVELAGLKAPPNYARAEALLTVGKKLFPDMNPDPHEVWMGHRPCMPDSMPVIGQAPGMENAWLGFGHGHVGMCGGATTGRELANLIGNRPPEIDLAPFAADRFSRSPLATNRVSRSGRKAA, from the coding sequence ATGCATATCGCAATCATCGGAACGGGGATCGTTGGCGCCGCCACCGCAGGCTGGCTGCAACGCGACGGCCACAGGGTGACCTTCATCGACCCGAAAGAGGCCGGAGAGGCCTGTTCCTATGGCAATGCCGGATCGCTTTCGCCCAGTGCCGTCTTGCCCGTTGCCATGCCAGGCATGTGGAAAAAGGTCCCCAAGTGGTTGCTGGACCCGGAAGGGCCGCTGGTGATCCGCAGCCATTACCTGCCCCGTGTCCTGCCCTGGCTGATGCAGTTCCTGCGCCATGCCAACGAAGCCGAGGTGACGCGAATCGCCAGCGCCATGCGCGGCCTGCTGGCCCCGGTCTTTGATGCCTATACGCCGCTGCTGCAACGGGCCGGGGCGATGTCCCTGCTGCGCCAGAACGGCTGTCTCTATGTCTATTCATCGCGTGAAACGGCGCAAAAATGGGCTTGGGGGGCAAATCTGCGCCGCAGCCTCGGGGTCGAGATGCAGGAAGTCGAAGGCGAGGACCTGTTCGATCTGGAACCGGCGTTGCGCGGGTCCTTCGAATTCGGCCAGTTCGCCCCGGACAACGGATCGACGCCGGACCCTTCGGCGTTGGTCAAGGCGATCTACGGACAGGCGATCAAAGATGGGGCGGTGCATCTGCGCGCCAGCGCCATCGGTTTCCGCAAGACCGGCGGCCGCGTGGACGAGGTGCTGACCGACAGCGCCGGGGCCCTGGCCGTGGATGGCGTGGTCCTGGCGGCCGGTGCCTGGTCTGGTGTCCTGGCGCGACAGTTGGGCACCAGGGTCCCGCTGGAAAGCCAGCGCGGCTATCACGTGACGGTCACCGAGCCGGGCATTTCCCTGAGCCGCAATGTCATGGCCGTGGAACAGAACATCATGGTCAATCCCATGACGATGGGCCTGCGCCTTGCGGGGACGGTCGAACTGGCCGGGCTGAAGGCGCCGCCCAACTACGCCCGCGCCGAAGCCCTGCTGACGGTGGGCAAGAAGCTGTTTCCCGACATGAACCCCGATCCGCACGAGGTCTGGATGGGCCACCGCCCCTGCATGCCGGATTCGATGCCGGTGATCGGGCAGGCTCCGGGCATGGAAAACGCCTGGCTGGGCTTTGGCCATGGCCATGTGGGCATGTGCGGCGGGGCCACGACCGGGCGCGAACTGGCCAACCTGATCGGCAACCGCCCGCCCGAGATCGACCTGGCGCCCTTTGCCGCCGACCGGTTCAGCCGGTCCCCCCTTGCCACCAACCGGGTCAGCCGGTCGGGACGCAAAGCCGCCTGA
- a CDS encoding Bug family tripartite tricarboxylate transporter substrate binding protein: protein MTKTMKRHFLKGLGAMALALTAGLGATTGAQAANGAFPDKPITIVVPFPPGGSTDLLARKIGESISTTLGQPVVVENRGGAGGTVGANYVAKSDPDGYTLLMGVTGSNAISAALRDDLPYNPVTDFDPVSIVISSPLALVVNADSDFNSVQDVLDYTAANPDTFTHGTPGVGTSMHMAGELFALESGNKLVHVPYSGSAAALQDLLGERIDAMFGDILVTSEYISAGRLRALGVTGAQEHYLLEGVPTIAEAGLPGYAAVSWQGLFAPAGTPEDVLATLYGAVEDALQTDDLQTLFRERGFLVEGKDPATSKDFIATEVDKWTEVVNVAGLKQ from the coding sequence ATGACCAAGACGATGAAACGGCATTTCCTGAAAGGGCTGGGCGCCATGGCGCTGGCCCTGACCGCGGGCCTTGGCGCGACGACGGGCGCGCAGGCCGCCAATGGCGCCTTTCCCGACAAGCCGATCACGATTGTCGTGCCCTTCCCGCCGGGAGGCTCGACCGACCTTCTGGCCCGCAAGATCGGAGAGTCCATTTCCACCACGCTCGGTCAGCCTGTCGTGGTCGAGAACCGCGGCGGGGCCGGGGGCACCGTGGGCGCGAACTACGTCGCGAAATCCGATCCCGACGGCTACACGTTGTTGATGGGTGTGACCGGCTCCAACGCGATCAGCGCGGCGTTGCGCGATGACCTGCCCTATAACCCGGTCACCGATTTCGACCCGGTCAGCATCGTGATCTCGTCGCCGCTGGCGCTGGTGGTCAATGCCGACAGCGATTTCAACTCGGTCCAGGATGTGCTGGATTACACCGCAGCCAATCCCGACACCTTTACCCATGGCACGCCGGGCGTCGGCACCTCGATGCATATGGCCGGAGAATTGTTCGCGCTGGAATCCGGCAACAAGCTGGTGCACGTTCCCTATTCGGGCAGCGCCGCCGCCCTGCAGGATCTGCTGGGGGAACGCATCGACGCCATGTTCGGCGATATCCTGGTGACTTCTGAATACATCAGCGCGGGCCGTCTGCGGGCGCTTGGCGTGACCGGCGCGCAGGAACATTACCTGCTGGAAGGCGTGCCGACCATCGCCGAGGCAGGTCTGCCCGGCTATGCCGCCGTGTCCTGGCAGGGTCTTTTCGCCCCCGCCGGCACCCCCGAAGACGTGCTTGCCACGCTTTATGGCGCGGTCGAGGACGCCTTGCAGACCGATGACCTGCAGACCCTGTTCCGTGAACGCGGTTTCCTGGTCGAAGGCAAGGATCCTGCGACCTCCAAGGACTTCATCGCGACCGAAGTCGACAAGTGGACCGAAGTCGTGAATGTCGCGGGCCTGAAGCAGTAA
- a CDS encoding tripartite tricarboxylate transporter TctB family protein: MNRYLISHFLPGAVVVATGVAIALVSLGYPMGNLLRPGPGFFPMVIAVLLSLLGIGVLAEARVAYRARSAAPGDTEAQPPFPWRPVLCTCAGVLVFALTVERIGFVPASCLLIAITAFAETERSWIRLALVALFIALFGSLVFIWGLGLPLTAFGAS, from the coding sequence TTGAACAGATACCTGATTTCTCACTTCCTGCCCGGTGCCGTCGTGGTCGCGACCGGGGTCGCCATCGCCCTGGTGTCCCTTGGCTATCCGATGGGCAACCTGTTGCGACCGGGCCCCGGTTTCTTTCCCATGGTCATCGCGGTGCTTCTGTCCCTGCTCGGGATTGGCGTGCTGGCAGAGGCCCGGGTCGCATATCGCGCCCGGTCTGCCGCGCCGGGTGACACAGAGGCCCAGCCCCCCTTTCCCTGGCGCCCGGTCCTGTGCACCTGCGCCGGCGTGCTGGTCTTTGCCCTGACGGTCGAGCGGATCGGCTTTGTCCCGGCCTCCTGCCTGCTGATCGCCATCACCGCCTTTGCCGAAACCGAACGCAGCTGGATACGCCTTGCGCTGGTTGCGCTGTTCATCGCGCTGTTCGGCAGCCTCGTCTTCATCTGGGGCCTCGGCCTGCCGCTAACTGCCTTCGGAGCCTCCTGA
- a CDS encoding tripartite tricarboxylate transporter permease has translation MDILHGIELGLHTALTWHALLYCLIGVSVGTFVGVLPGIGALAAISLALPLTYYLDPTDALIMLAGIFYGAQYGGSTASILLNLPGTATAAITCLDGYPLAQQGKAPLAIFVTAINSFIGSTFAILLVMGFAPLIAEFALRFGAEDYFAVILLGLVAASTMTLGSPFKALAMVVFGLALGMVGTDVNTGQFRFTFGLFELADGFSIVALAMGLFGVAEIIANIGQPAGVLQTVGKIRFRDMLPSRKEWKTITWPTLRGSAIGSFVGALPGTGPGIASLMAYAVEKRISKHPETFGKGALEGISAPEAANNASVQAAFIPTLSLGIPGDAVVAVLMGAMILHGITPGPNLINEQPQMFWGLIMSFWVGNLLLLVLNIPLIGMWVRLLSVPYRLLYPCVLIFICLGVYSANNNVFDIFVVLGFGILGYLMRRTGFPATPVLLGFILGPLLEENFRRAMLLSRGDLTVFFTSPISAVFMALSLLFIASVFMPGLRARLTRRAPKASE, from the coding sequence ATGGACATCCTGCACGGAATTGAGCTTGGGCTGCATACCGCCCTGACATGGCATGCGTTGCTCTACTGCCTGATCGGCGTCAGTGTCGGCACCTTTGTCGGGGTCCTGCCGGGGATCGGCGCGCTGGCCGCGATCTCGCTCGCGCTGCCGCTGACCTACTACCTTGACCCGACCGATGCGCTGATCATGCTGGCGGGGATCTTCTATGGCGCGCAATACGGTGGCTCGACCGCCTCGATCCTGCTGAACCTTCCGGGCACGGCCACCGCCGCCATCACCTGTCTGGACGGCTATCCGCTGGCGCAACAGGGCAAGGCGCCGCTGGCGATCTTCGTCACCGCCATCAACAGCTTTATCGGCTCGACCTTCGCGATCCTGCTGGTCATGGGCTTTGCCCCGCTGATCGCGGAATTCGCGCTGAGGTTCGGCGCCGAGGATTACTTTGCCGTCATCCTGCTGGGTCTTGTCGCGGCCTCGACCATGACACTCGGCTCGCCATTCAAGGCACTGGCGATGGTGGTTTTCGGGCTGGCGCTTGGCATGGTCGGCACGGATGTGAACACCGGGCAGTTCCGCTTTACCTTCGGGCTGTTCGAACTGGCCGACGGGTTCAGCATCGTGGCGCTGGCCATGGGCCTGTTCGGTGTCGCCGAGATCATCGCCAATATCGGCCAGCCCGCCGGCGTCCTGCAGACCGTCGGCAAGATCCGGTTCCGCGACATGCTGCCAAGCCGCAAGGAATGGAAGACCATCACCTGGCCCACCCTGCGCGGGTCGGCCATCGGGTCTTTCGTCGGCGCGCTGCCGGGCACCGGGCCGGGCATTGCCTCGTTGATGGCCTATGCGGTGGAAAAGCGGATCTCGAAACACCCCGAGACCTTCGGCAAGGGGGCGCTCGAAGGGATTTCCGCCCCCGAGGCGGCCAATAACGCCAGCGTGCAGGCGGCCTTCATCCCCACCCTGAGCCTCGGCATCCCCGGTGATGCGGTGGTGGCGGTGTTGATGGGGGCGATGATCCTGCATGGCATCACGCCGGGGCCGAACCTGATCAACGAACAGCCGCAGATGTTCTGGGGTCTGATCATGAGCTTCTGGGTCGGCAACCTGTTGCTTCTGGTGCTCAACATCCCGCTGATCGGCATGTGGGTCAGGCTGCTGTCGGTGCCCTATCGGCTGCTCTATCCCTGTGTGCTGATCTTCATCTGCCTCGGGGTCTATTCGGCCAACAACAACGTCTTCGACATCTTCGTGGTGCTCGGGTTCGGCATCCTCGGGTATCTGATGCGACGCACCGGGTTCCCGGCCACCCCGGTCCTGCTGGGCTTCATCCTCGGCCCGCTCCTGGAAGAGAACTTCCGCCGCGCGATGCTGTTGTCGAGGGGCGATCTGACGGTCTTCTTCACCAGCCCGATCAGCGCCGTCTTCATGGCGCTCAGCCTGCTGTTCATCGCCTCGGTCTTCATGCCCGGATTGCGCGCGCGTCTGACGCGGCGCGCTCCCAAGGCGTCCGAATAA